Within Kutzneria chonburiensis, the genomic segment CGGCAAGAAGTCCTTGCCCAGCAACCACCTCAACGTGTCCACGGCGGACAAGAACGGCTCGATCAACTATGAGGGCGAGGCCGCGGTCAACATCGTCTCCGGCGGTGCGTCGATCAACGGCTGCGGCCCGTGCTCGGGCGGCAAGAAGGTCGGCAACCTCGGCGGCACCGGGCACCTGACGTTCCCCAACGTCTGGGCGCCCAAGGACGGCACCTACCTGATGACGGTGTCCTATGTGGACGGTGACTCCGGCCGCACCGCGCAGGTGACGGTGAACGGCGTCGCGTTCCGGCTGCCGATGGCCGGCAGCAACGACAACGACTGGGACACGCCGCAGACCGTGGTCGTCCCGATCACGCTGAAGTCCGGTGGCAGCAACGTGGTCGAGTTCAACGGCCCGACGCCGAACGACTACGTGGCCGACATCGACAAGATCACCATCTGAGCCATCCGGGTCTGAAAGGGGACATGCCGTGGTGACCGCGACACAGGAAACGACGACACTGCCGGTGGCGCCGGTCGCCACGGCACGTCGCCGCCGGACAAGGCCGGGCAGCAGGCGGGGACACCTGCCGCTGGCCCTGCTGCTGATCGCACCGGCCGTCATCGGCTTCGCGGTGTTCTTCGCCTACCCGACGGTGCAGGGCATCTACTACAGCTTCACCGACTTCCACGTGCTCAGCGCGCCCAACTGGGTCGGGCTGGACAACTTCAAGCAGCTGCTGGCCGACGACGTCTTCTGGCACTCGCTGTGGGTGACCGTCTACTTCGTACTGTTGTCCGTGGTCTTCGGCATCCTGATCTCGCTGGTCACCGCGGTGATCATGCACCGGCTGACCAGGTCGACGCTGATCCGTGGCATCGTGCTGCTGCCGTTCCTGATCTCGGGTGTGGTCGCGGCCATGACCTGGTCCTGGATGCTCGACCCGGGGCTGGGCATCGTCAACTCGTTCCTGACCAAGCTCCTCGGCCACCCGGTGCTGTTCTTCGGCGACAGCGCGCTGGCGGTGCCGTCGCTGGCCGCGATCAGCGTGTGGAAGTCCATGGGATACAACGCGATTCTCATCTTCGCCGGCCTTCAGACCATTCCGGCCACCATCTACGAGGCCGGCCGCATCGACGGGGCCAGCGAGCTCCAGATGTTCCGCCGGCTCACCGTGCCGCTGCTGCGCAACATCCTGGTGATGGTGGTGATCCTGACCGTCATCGGCTCCTTCCAGGTGTTCGACATCGTGCAGGTCACCACCAAGGGCGGCCCGCAGAACGCGTCGCTGGTGCTCCAGATGTACATCTACAACAAGGCGTTCAGCCAGTTCGACTTCGGTTACGCGGCAACGATGTCGCTGGCCCTGTTCGCGATGCTGATCGCGATCACCTTCACCCAGCTCAAGATGACCCGCGCCGGCGAGTCCGACCTCAACTGAGAGGAGTTGCCGCCGTGGCGACCCGTTCCGTCACCGCCCGACCCTCGGTCGGTCGGGTGCTGGCCTGGATCTACCTGGCCGTGATCGTGCTGATCACGCTGTTCCCGTTCTACTGGATCCTGCGCACCGCGCTGTCCAACAACTTCGCCCTGCACACCGACGCCGGCTCCCTGCTCCCCGTGGACTTCACGCTCGGCGCGTTCAAGCGGGCGCTCGGGTTGGCCACGGTGGCCGAGGCGCAGGCCGAGGGCGGCTCCGGCGCGTCCCTGAACACCGCGCTGTACCTGCGAAACTCGGTGATCTACGCCGGCGTGCAGACCGCGCTGGTGGTGTTCTGCTCGGCCACCGCCGCCTATGCCTTCTCCCGGCTGCGCTGGCGCGGACGCGAGGTCGTGTTCTCGATCCTGTTGTGCGCCTTGATGGTGCCGGCGATCTTCACCCTGATCCCGAACTTCGTCACGGTGAAGAACCTGGGCCTGACCAACAGCTTCGCCGGCATGATCCTGCCCGGCGCGTTCTTCTCCGCGTTCAACATCTTCTTCCTGCGGCAGTTCATGCTCGGCCTGTCCAGCGAGGTCGAGGAGGCGGCGACCATCGACGGCGCCGGCCCGCTGCGGGTGTTCTTCCGGATCGTGCTGCCGATGTGCGCGGCGCCGATCGCCACGCTGTGCCTGCTGACGTTCATCAACACCTGGAACGACTATTTCTGGCCGCTGATGGTGACCAGCGACGAGAGCGTGCGGCCGCTGACCCTGGCGCTGGCGGTGTTCAAGCAGGCCTCGCCCAACACGGCCGTCGACTGGGCCGGCCTGATGGCGGCCACGTTGATCGCCGCGCTGCCGATGCTGCTGCTGTTCGTGGTGTTCGGCCGGCGCATCGTCAACTCCATCGGCTTCACCGGGATCAAGTGATGAGACACGACGATTTGGTGCTGTCCTGGCCGCGCCCGGCGGGGAGTGGATCGAGGCGGCGCCGGTGGGCAACGGCCGGCTCGGCGCCATGGTGTTCGGTGGCCCGGGACGAACCCGCTTGCAGATCAACGATTCCACGGTGTGGTCCGGCACGCCGCACGGTCCGGCCGACAGTCTGGCCGACGTGCTGGCCACCGGCGCTGGTCCGGCGCGGCTCGACGAGGTGCGCCGCGCCATCCGGGCCGGCGACTACCGGACCGCGGACCTGCTGCTGATGTCGTTCGAGGGCCCGTACAGCCAGGAGTTCCTGCCGTTCGCGGACCTCTGGCTGACGCTGGGCGAGGGCAGCCTGCACACCAGGACCCTCAACCTGGACAACGGTGTCGCGCACGAGTTCCTGACCGTCGACGGCCATGAGGTGGAGCGCTCGGTCTGGGCCAGCCACCCGGCCGGCGTGCTCTGCGTCAGCATCACCGGGCGTACGGATGTCAAGCTGGAGCTCGACTCCCCGCTGCACACGGTCCACAAGCTCTTTCGGAGCAACGGTTTCGAGCTTGGAGTGGAGATCCCGGTCGACGGTGCTCCGCAGCACGAGCCGGAAGTCAAGGAACCGCTGCGCTACGCCGTCGGCGCGCTTGACGACTATGACCCGTTCGGCGCGCTGGTCGTCCGGATCGACACCGACGGCCATGTGTCCACCACGGCCAGCAAGCTGACGGTCACCGGCTCGACCCGCACGCTGCTCGTGCTCGCCACTTCGACCGCGGCTCGGGACTTCTGGGACGGCCGCGCGCCGAGGACCCGCACCGAGCACCTGAACGCCGCCGCTGAAGCGGCCTCCGTCGCGTTGGCCAAGGGCGCCGAAACCTTGCTGCGCGAACACGACGCCGACCTGCGAGCGTTGCTGGGCGGCACCTCGCTGCGTATCGGCCGTCAGGTCAACGGCCCGATCGCCGCCGAAGACGTACTCTCCGGACGGGACGAACAGCTCACCGCGACCGTGATGTTCCAATACGGCCGGTACCTGCTGGCCTCGTCCTCCCGCCCGGGCAGCGGCCCACCGGCCAACCTCCAGGGCGTGTGGAACGACGAGCTGCGGCCGGCCTGGTCGTCCAACTACACGGTCAACATCAACACCCAGATGAACTACTGGCCGGCCGAGGTGACCGGGCTGGCCGAATGCCACCTGCCGCTCATCGACCTGCTGGACAAGCTGGCAGCCAACGGATCCGAGGTCGCGCAACACCTCTACGGCGCGCGCGGCTGGGTCACCCACCACAACACCGACATGTGGGGCTGGGCGCTGCCGGTCGGCATGGGCCACGGCGCGCCGTCGTGGGCGATCTGGCAGATGGGCGGCGCGTGGCTAGTCCACCACGCCTGGGACCACTACGAATTCACCGGCGATATCGACTTCCTGCGCGACCGGGCTTGGCCATTGCTGCGGGGCTGCGCCGAATTCTGCCTCGACTGGCTGGTGGAGGGCGACGGCTGGCTGGACACCATCCCGTCCACCTCGCCGGAGAACTGGTTCCTGGTCGACGGCACCCCGCAGTCGCTGTCCTGGTCGTCCACAATGGACATCGCGTTGATCCGGTCCGTGTTCACCCGCTGCCTGGACACGGCCCGGCTGGCCGGCCTCGACGACCCGGTGCTGGCCGAGATCGAGAAGGCGCTGCCGCGGTTGCGGCCCATAGCCGTCGCCGAGGGCGGCTGGATCCAGGAGTGGGTCGAGGACGTGCCGGAGGAAGACCCCAAGCACCGGCACATGTCTCCGCTGGTGTCGGTGTATCCGTTGGGGCAGATCGATTCCGAGGCGACGCCGGAGCTGGCCGAGGCGGCGGTGAACTTGATGGACCGCCGCGGCAACGGAGCCATGGGCTGGTCGTGGGCGTGGAAGATCGCGCTGCGGGCCCGGCTCGGCGACGGCGAGACCGCCCGGTCGCTGCTGCTGGAGGCCACCCGGCCGCTGGGCTTCGACTGGGATGTCAACGCCCCGACCGACGGCTCGCAGTGGGGCGGCCTGCTGCCGAATCTGTTCAGCTCGCACCCGCCGTTCCAGATCGACGGCAACTACGGCTTCCCGGCCGGCATCGCGGAAATGCTGGTACAGAGCCACAACGACGTGATCCGCGTGCTGCCGGCACTGCCAGCCAGCTGGCCCAGCGGCGCGCTGACCGGCGTGCGCTGCCGGGGCGGCGTGGCCGCCGACATCACCTGGCGGGACGGATCCCTGGCCGCACTGAGCATTCGCCGGCTGAGCGGCGATCCACTGCGGACGGTCAAGGTCGCATTCCTCGGCAGGCGCGAGGAGTTCACGCTCGCGGTCGGCGAGGAGAGGCGGCTGGCGTGCTAGAGGTGTGGGAATACCGCAGCGCCTACAAGGAACCGGAAGACTTCGACGACTTCTGGACCTCGACCT encodes:
- a CDS encoding glycosyl hydrolase family 95 catalytic domain-containing protein translates to MAAPGGEWIEAAPVGNGRLGAMVFGGPGRTRLQINDSTVWSGTPHGPADSLADVLATGAGPARLDEVRRAIRAGDYRTADLLLMSFEGPYSQEFLPFADLWLTLGEGSLHTRTLNLDNGVAHEFLTVDGHEVERSVWASHPAGVLCVSITGRTDVKLELDSPLHTVHKLFRSNGFELGVEIPVDGAPQHEPEVKEPLRYAVGALDDYDPFGALVVRIDTDGHVSTTASKLTVTGSTRTLLVLATSTAARDFWDGRAPRTRTEHLNAAAEAASVALAKGAETLLREHDADLRALLGGTSLRIGRQVNGPIAAEDVLSGRDEQLTATVMFQYGRYLLASSSRPGSGPPANLQGVWNDELRPAWSSNYTVNINTQMNYWPAEVTGLAECHLPLIDLLDKLAANGSEVAQHLYGARGWVTHHNTDMWGWALPVGMGHGAPSWAIWQMGGAWLVHHAWDHYEFTGDIDFLRDRAWPLLRGCAEFCLDWLVEGDGWLDTIPSTSPENWFLVDGTPQSLSWSSTMDIALIRSVFTRCLDTARLAGLDDPVLAEIEKALPRLRPIAVAEGGWIQEWVEDVPEEDPKHRHMSPLVSVYPLGQIDSEATPELAEAAVNLMDRRGNGAMGWSWAWKIALRARLGDGETARSLLLEATRPLGFDWDVNAPTDGSQWGGLLPNLFSSHPPFQIDGNYGFPAGIAEMLVQSHNDVIRVLPALPASWPSGALTGVRCRGGVAADITWRDGSLAALSIRRLSGDPLRTVKVAFLGRREEFTLAVGEERRLAC
- a CDS encoding carbohydrate ABC transporter permease, which produces MATRSVTARPSVGRVLAWIYLAVIVLITLFPFYWILRTALSNNFALHTDAGSLLPVDFTLGAFKRALGLATVAEAQAEGGSGASLNTALYLRNSVIYAGVQTALVVFCSATAAYAFSRLRWRGREVVFSILLCALMVPAIFTLIPNFVTVKNLGLTNSFAGMILPGAFFSAFNIFFLRQFMLGLSSEVEEAATIDGAGPLRVFFRIVLPMCAAPIATLCLLTFINTWNDYFWPLMVTSDESVRPLTLALAVFKQASPNTAVDWAGLMAATLIAALPMLLLFVVFGRRIVNSIGFTGIK
- a CDS encoding carbohydrate ABC transporter permease, which translates into the protein MVTATQETTTLPVAPVATARRRRTRPGSRRGHLPLALLLIAPAVIGFAVFFAYPTVQGIYYSFTDFHVLSAPNWVGLDNFKQLLADDVFWHSLWVTVYFVLLSVVFGILISLVTAVIMHRLTRSTLIRGIVLLPFLISGVVAAMTWSWMLDPGLGIVNSFLTKLLGHPVLFFGDSALAVPSLAAISVWKSMGYNAILIFAGLQTIPATIYEAGRIDGASELQMFRRLTVPLLRNILVMVVILTVIGSFQVFDIVQVTTKGGPQNASLVLQMYIYNKAFSQFDFGYAATMSLALFAMLIAITFTQLKMTRAGESDLN